From one Streptomyces sp. SCSIO 30461 genomic stretch:
- a CDS encoding DUF1206 domain-containing protein, whose protein sequence is MNARALTLRSRFTARRAARSSVVETGARWGLAARGVIYLLIGIIALQVATGSGSGEEADRSGALETLGGQPFGAAVLWALGIGLIGMVLWRLSEALFGAAGPDGGKAHKRALSAVRCVFYATVAYSVLAFTVGESGAGSSDRQSRDLTARALELPGGQWIVGAVGSGIAGAGLWIGVRAALRKYHKHLKTGEMSRRVRQVVDTCGVAGGVARGLVFAVAGGFAVRAAVMYDPDEAKGLDDTLRTFAAAAAGPWLMMATAAGLALFGVFSFCMARWRAV, encoded by the coding sequence ATGAATGCACGCGCGTTGACTCTTCGGAGCAGGTTCACGGCACGTCGGGCAGCCCGCAGTTCGGTCGTGGAGACCGGAGCGCGCTGGGGACTGGCGGCACGGGGCGTCATCTACCTTCTCATCGGCATCATCGCGCTCCAGGTGGCGACCGGCTCCGGCTCCGGTGAGGAGGCCGACCGCTCCGGCGCACTGGAGACACTCGGAGGACAGCCGTTCGGCGCCGCCGTGTTGTGGGCGCTCGGTATCGGGCTGATCGGCATGGTGCTCTGGCGATTGTCGGAGGCCTTGTTCGGCGCGGCCGGACCGGACGGTGGGAAGGCTCACAAACGCGCCTTGTCGGCGGTGCGTTGTGTCTTCTACGCAACGGTCGCCTACTCGGTGCTCGCCTTCACAGTGGGCGAGAGCGGCGCTGGTTCCAGCGACCGCCAGTCGCGGGACCTGACGGCACGCGCGCTGGAGCTGCCGGGCGGCCAGTGGATCGTGGGCGCCGTAGGCTCCGGCATCGCGGGTGCGGGGCTGTGGATCGGCGTACGCGCGGCTCTGCGCAAGTATCACAAGCACCTCAAGACCGGCGAGATGAGCCGCCGGGTGCGGCAGGTGGTGGACACATGCGGAGTCGCCGGAGGTGTGGCGCGCGGCCTGGTGTTCGCGGTGGCCGGCGGTTTCGCCGTTCGGGCGGCGGTCATGTACGACCCCGATGAGGCCAAGGGGCTGGACGACACCCTGCGTACCTTCGCGGCCGCGGCTGCGGGTCCATGGCTGATGATGGCCACAGCCGCAGGTCTTGCGCTGTTCGGTGTGTTCTCGTTCTGCATGGCCCGCTGGCGAGCGGTCTGA
- a CDS encoding ParA family protein — protein MPLSCAFVNLKPGVGKTTSAVWLAHALHESGHSPLLVDSDPASSALRWSELADGFPFPVIALPVGDVHRRVNDFLGRRQAVVLDAPQMEDHARITRSVMRYASEWIIPVTPAPIELDRMAPIRVEMEEVQSLRPEPARAVVLLNRTNRPDATRTGPDADAREALTEWGFTVFDTQIARLDLYSQSFGSPVRAKGSAYMDLAEELIKRQEAA, from the coding sequence GTGCCGCTGAGCTGTGCATTCGTGAACCTCAAGCCCGGAGTGGGTAAGACGACCAGTGCCGTCTGGCTGGCACACGCCCTCCATGAGTCGGGCCACTCGCCGCTGTTGGTGGACAGCGACCCCGCCTCGTCCGCGCTGCGCTGGAGCGAGCTCGCGGACGGCTTCCCGTTCCCCGTCATCGCCCTGCCGGTGGGCGACGTCCACCGCAGGGTGAACGACTTCCTGGGAAGGCGGCAGGCCGTGGTGCTCGATGCGCCGCAGATGGAGGACCATGCCCGCATCACACGCAGCGTCATGCGATACGCGAGCGAGTGGATCATTCCGGTGACTCCTGCCCCCATCGAGCTGGACCGGATGGCACCCATCCGTGTCGAGATGGAAGAGGTGCAGTCGCTGCGCCCCGAGCCGGCGAGGGCGGTGGTCCTGCTGAACCGCACCAACCGCCCTGATGCCACCCGCACCGGGCCCGACGCGGACGCCCGTGAGGCGCTCACCGAGTGGGGTTTCACGGTGTTCGACACCCAGATCGCACGGCTCGACCTGTATTCCCAGTCCTTCGGCAGCCCCGTACGGGCGAAGGGCTCGGCCTACATGGATCTCGCAGAGGAACTGATCAAGCGTCAGGAAGCGGCATGA